One segment of Desulfosudis oleivorans Hxd3 DNA contains the following:
- a CDS encoding helix-turn-helix domain-containing protein, with amino-acid sequence MDNELLKKRLGIRLKELRLAKNLKQEDIEKKHGFNYRYYGRLERGEINPSLETLNKLCEIFDVSLAALFQFLNPDDKLSTERESISVKVSQILNNAGAAKLKKIKIFLDDIL; translated from the coding sequence ATGGATAATGAACTTCTGAAAAAACGACTGGGTATCCGCCTGAAAGAACTGCGTCTTGCTAAAAATCTTAAGCAGGAAGATATTGAAAAGAAGCATGGCTTTAATTATCGATACTATGGCAGGCTGGAGAGGGGAGAGATAAATCCATCCCTAGAAACCCTTAACAAGCTGTGTGAAATATTTGATGTCTCCTTGGCAGCGTTGTTTCAATTTTTGAACCCAGACGATAAGCTGAGTACAGAAAGGGAGTCTATCTCTGTAAAAGTTTCCCAGATTTTAAATAATGCCGGTGCCGCCAAACTGAAAAAGATAAAAATATTCCTCGACGATATTTTATAA
- a CDS encoding TetR/AcrR family transcriptional regulator gives MFKELKEREKLARQQLIVEVAEKLFHKEGYDSVTIRRVAETIDVSPGTIYTYFKSKEELIVCVLIHNMKLLEEEITKSLKINDPIKALMAIADDYKAYYSRFGRYVNVMDLLTTDENGYALVSKELRNGLGAVVERILEGIAERMNRDNASRKLLKGIPPKRVTAAMWAVAHGISYIALPLSTQPDRGWFDFDQVLPDVIHLLLTDTTAKPK, from the coding sequence ATGTTTAAGGAACTTAAAGAAAGAGAAAAACTGGCCCGGCAACAGCTGATTGTTGAGGTTGCTGAAAAACTTTTTCATAAAGAAGGATACGATTCAGTGACCATCCGCCGGGTGGCGGAAACCATTGATGTGTCCCCCGGCACCATTTATACCTACTTCAAAAGCAAGGAAGAATTGATTGTCTGCGTGTTGATTCACAACATGAAGCTTCTGGAAGAAGAAATCACGAAAAGCCTGAAAATCAATGATCCAATAAAAGCCCTAATGGCCATTGCAGATGATTATAAGGCCTACTATTCCCGGTTCGGCCGGTACGTTAACGTGATGGACCTGCTGACCACCGACGAAAACGGATACGCGCTGGTTTCAAAAGAGCTTCGCAATGGACTGGGTGCTGTCGTGGAGCGTATTCTCGAAGGCATTGCGGAAAGAATGAACCGGGATAATGCATCCAGAAAGCTCTTAAAGGGCATTCCCCCTAAAAGGGTTACCGCCGCCATGTGGGCCGTGGCCCATGGAATTTCTTATATCGCTCTGCCCCTTTCAACCCAGCCCGACCGAGGCTGGTTCGACTTTGATCAGGTACTGCCTGACGTGATACACTTGCTGCTGACGGACACAACAGCGAAACCCAAATAA
- a CDS encoding tetratricopeptide repeat protein produces the protein MKKALSLTLILFFLFAASVNAESDDFTETLKKAEQGKCWAQTLIGYMYYLGDGVEQDFEKALFWTKKAAEQGGKDAQENLGLFYYVEGLKGMEVNKEESLQWFEKAAEQGHSGAQLDLGRMYYLGHGVPQNYQKAFEWFTKAAEQGESDAEYLLGGMYFYGTGVPQDYKKAFEWYSKAAEQGQPEAQASLGAMYFLGLGVPQNYKAAYKWGSLAAANGIKAGRMTLQEAPKQMTPEQIAQAQKEAAEWWEKHKK, from the coding sequence ATGAAAAAAGCTCTATCACTCACACTCATTTTATTCTTTCTATTTGCCGCCAGCGTTAACGCTGAATCAGACGACTTCACCGAAACTTTAAAAAAAGCAGAGCAAGGTAAATGTTGGGCACAAACACTAATTGGATATATGTACTATCTGGGTGATGGTGTGGAACAAGATTTTGAAAAAGCCCTTTTTTGGACAAAAAAAGCGGCTGAACAGGGGGGGAAGGACGCACAAGAAAACCTTGGACTTTTTTATTATGTAGAAGGCTTGAAAGGAATGGAGGTAAATAAAGAAGAAAGCTTGCAATGGTTTGAGAAAGCCGCTGAGCAGGGGCATTCCGGTGCTCAGCTTGATCTTGGCAGAATGTATTATTTGGGTCATGGTGTGCCGCAAAACTATCAGAAGGCTTTTGAGTGGTTTACCAAAGCTGCTGAACAAGGTGAATCTGACGCTGAGTATCTTCTTGGTGGTATGTATTTTTATGGAACAGGTGTACCACAAGACTACAAGAAGGCTTTTGAATGGTATAGCAAGGCTGCTGAGCAGGGGCAGCCCGAAGCTCAAGCTAGCCTTGGTGCCATGTATTTTTTGGGACTAGGTGTGCCACAGAATTACAAAGCGGCATATAAGTGGGGGAGCTTGGCTGCTGCGAATGGTATTAAGGCAGGAAGGATGACCTTACAAGAGGCCCCAAAACAAATGACCCCGGAGCAAATCGCCCAGGCACAAAAAGAAGCCGCTGAGTGGTGGGAGAAACATAAAAAATAA
- a CDS encoding poly(ADP-ribose) glycohydrolase, producing MNLISLDKKIFQTDLLIKEYPPKWGHPNKQAVFDLICSANCEFKGQVEYTRWLAAQIPGSVEALAMPRIQAERFTYPLSSNDTDVDWHMNFADRHLFIAYDSSLLAQDELQVLEHPVLGSLREALDDMGYCPETVNEEGSPTPVTISGVQRCCAVDTRHGLYGNAFAVAAKEDVLNATRLINPPSISNILAMAAPEYGMGDYGMNDMAYVLTAAYTGYTAARQESHHLKASSPNTIIHTGFWGCGAFGGNRTIMTILQTLAADLAGVGLVFYAFNPEGVSLVKDALKKYQRIREIKSSVDDILDALIAERFQWGVSDGN from the coding sequence ATGAACCTGATATCTCTTGATAAAAAAATTTTCCAAACCGATCTGCTCATCAAAGAGTATCCGCCAAAGTGGGGACATCCCAACAAACAAGCGGTTTTTGATCTGATTTGTTCTGCAAACTGTGAGTTTAAAGGTCAGGTCGAATATACCAGATGGCTGGCAGCGCAAATTCCCGGGTCGGTTGAAGCACTGGCGATGCCCAGAATCCAGGCAGAAAGATTCACTTACCCCCTTTCCTCGAATGATACTGACGTAGACTGGCACATGAACTTTGCAGATCGGCACCTGTTCATCGCATACGATTCCTCCCTCCTTGCTCAGGATGAACTTCAGGTTCTTGAACATCCTGTACTCGGATCTTTGCGGGAGGCCCTAGACGACATGGGGTATTGTCCTGAAACGGTGAATGAGGAGGGCAGCCCGACACCGGTTACAATATCCGGAGTACAGCGATGTTGCGCCGTTGATACACGCCATGGTTTATATGGCAATGCTTTTGCGGTTGCTGCCAAGGAAGATGTTTTGAATGCCACCAGGCTGATCAACCCACCTTCTATCAGCAACATTCTAGCTATGGCTGCTCCAGAATATGGTATGGGGGACTACGGTATGAATGATATGGCATATGTCCTGACGGCCGCCTATACGGGTTATACGGCTGCGCGCCAGGAAAGCCATCATCTTAAAGCATCCTCCCCAAATACAATTATTCATACGGGATTCTGGGGATGTGGAGCTTTTGGTGGGAACCGTACAATAATGACAATACTCCAGACGCTGGCTGCGGATCTCGCGGGAGTCGGTTTAGTTTTTTACGCATTTAATCCAGAAGGTGTTTCTCTTGTAAAGGATGCGTTGAAAAAATATCAACGCATACGGGAAATCAAATCATCCGTAGATGATATTTTAGATGCACTTATTGCGGAAAGATTTCAATGGGGCGTGAGTGATGGGAACTGA
- a CDS encoding putative molybdenum carrier protein translates to MNMMRMASLKKIISGGQTGADRAGLDAAMDAGIEYGGWLPKGRKAEDGIVPARYTKLQELSRGGYPKRTEQNVIDSDGTIIFTFGRLTGGSDLTRQLAEKHGRPWLHIDLTRIADPVTEIQDWLRTNKIKVLNIAGSRESKSPGIYRAVRF, encoded by the coding sequence ATGAATATGATGAGAATGGCATCGCTTAAAAAAATCATATCAGGCGGCCAGACCGGGGCTGACAGGGCAGGTCTTGATGCTGCTATGGATGCTGGTATAGAATATGGCGGCTGGCTTCCAAAGGGCCGTAAAGCCGAAGATGGTATTGTTCCCGCCAGATATACCAAGCTTCAGGAACTGTCCAGGGGCGGATATCCGAAAAGAACCGAGCAGAACGTCATTGACTCTGATGGGACTATTATTTTCACGTTCGGCAGGCTTACAGGCGGTTCTGATCTGACACGGCAGCTTGCAGAAAAACATGGAAGGCCCTGGCTCCATATTGATTTAACTCGGATAGCCGATCCCGTGACAGAGATCCAAGACTGGCTGAGGACCAATAAAATTAAAGTCCTGAACATAGCTGGCTCAAGGGAAAGCAAATCCCCGGGCATTTATCGGGCCGTACGTTTTTAA